The Tubulanus polymorphus chromosome 1, tnTubPoly1.2, whole genome shotgun sequence genome contains a region encoding:
- the LOC141914740 gene encoding ciliary microtubule inner protein 1-like — MGKHLNFVHNDEIWKDHVQTEMQSQIKKWPEKWGFLTEEYRKMNRILQGKPPTPRPSSGQKCTSTIPLKLPPINQRNVTRFPQTTAQEIGWKSTCPPKNFNKWGQTRRATRTGLLKMFKWPREGIE, encoded by the exons ATGGGGAAACATCTGAATTTTGTGCACAATGATGAAATCTG GAAAGATCATGTTCAAACTGAAATGCAgtctcaaataaaaaagtggCCAGAAAAATGGGGATTTCTAACGGAAGAATATCGTAAG ATGAACAGAATACTACAAGGAAAGCCACCAACTCCACGACCGTCTTCTGGACAGAAATGCACGTCAACGATTCCGCTGAAACTACCCCCAATAAATCAGCGAAATGTCACTCGTTTCCCGCAAACTACAGCGCAAGAGATAGGCTGGAAATCGACTTGTCCCCCGAAAAATTTTAACAAATGGGGCCAAACAAGACGAGCTACTAGAACGGGTTtgctgaaaatgtttaaatggCCTAGGGAAGGgattgaataa
- the LOC141904578 gene encoding nuclear migration protein nudC-like, with protein sequence MASAERFDAMLLGMAQQCEGGVQELLDVLFNFLARKTDFYVGGDENAAEKLINEKFKKYESFAKERAAKERAEREAAERRRKERIQKEAEKEQQRYEEIKKQEAKIVELTDEEAEKLQKEIDTEKKGEMPSSKQPEDKEKAAENGEGSDEESEEDKKKMKPNSGNGADLEHYSWTQTLQEVDLKIPFNVPFPLRSKDLAIEIKKKHLSVKLNGKPAVIDCELHKPVKVEECNWLIIDKKLVHITFEKVNKMEWWDRLITTDPVINTKKVQPENSKLSDLDDETRGMVEKMMFDQRQKEMGKPTSDEQKKQDMLKKFMAQHPEMDFSQTKFN encoded by the exons atggCGTCCGCCGAAAGATTCGACGCTATGCTGTTGGGCATGGCCCAACAGTGCGAAGGTGGTGTCCAGGAG TTATTGGATGtacttttcaattttcttgcAAGAAAGACTGATTTCTATGTCGGTGGTGATGAGAATGCAGCTGAGAAG CTTATCAACGAGAAGTTCAAGAAATATGAATCCTTTGCAAAAGAAAGAGCCGCGAAAGAACGTGCAGAACGTGAGGCAGCAGAAAGAAGGAGGAAGGaaagaattcaaaaagaagCGGAAAAGGAACAACAGAGATATGAGGagataaaaaaacaagaaGCGAAAATTGTTGAATTAACTGATGAGGAGGCAGAAAAATTACAGAAAGAGATTGACACt GAGAAAAAGGGTGAAATGCCGTCTTCAAAACAACCCGAAGACAAAGAAAAG GCTGCTGAAAACGGTGAAGGAAGTGATGAAGAATCCGAAGAAGACAAGAAGAAAATGAAGCCAAATTCTGGAAATGGTGCTGATTTGGAACATTACAGTTGGACCCAAACATTACAAGAAGTTGAC cTCAAGATTCCATTCAATGTACCATTCCCTTTGAGAAGCAAAGATTTagcaattgaaataaaaaagaag CATTTATCAGTgaagttaaatggaaaacCAGCAGTGATAGATTGTGAATTACATAAGCCTGTGAAAGTGGAAGAGTGTAACTGGTTGATCATAGACAAAAAGCTAGTCCACATCACATTTGAAAAG GTGAACAAGATGGAATGGTGGGACCGACTTATTACAACTGATCCAGTTATAAATACAAAGAAAGTACAGCCCGAAAATTCAAAG CTCTCAGATTTGGATGATGAAACTCGTGGTATGGTTGAAAAGATGATGTTTGATCAGAGGCAAAAAGAAATGGGAAAGCCAACATCCGATGAACAGAAAAAGCAAGACATGTTGAAAAA GTTCATGGCACAGCACCCAGAAATGGACTTCTCCCAaacaaaattcaattaa
- the LOC141915176 gene encoding 26S proteasome regulatory subunit 10B, producing the protein MATVDTVREKALTDYRKKLLEHKELEARLKEMREQLKDLTKQYDKSENDLKALQSVGQIVGEVLKQLTEDKFIVKATNGPRYVVGCRRQIDKAKLKPGTRVALDMTTLTIMRYLPREVDPLVYNMSSEDPGDISYSQVGGLGEQIRELREVIELPLLNPELFQRVGITPPKGCLLYGPPGTGKTLLARAVASQLEANFLKVVSSAIVDKYIGESARLIREMFGYARDHQPCIIFMDEIDAIGGRRFSEGTSADREIQRTLMELLNQMDGFDALGQVKMIMATNRPDTLDPALLRPGRLDRKIEIPLPNEQARMDILKIHAAPIAKHGEIDWEAVVKLSDDFNGADLRNVCTEAGMFAIRSERDYVIDEDFMKAVRKVSDNKKLESKLDYKPV; encoded by the coding sequence ATGGCTACTGTCGATACCGTGCGTGAAAAAGCTCTAACCGACTATCGGAAAAAGTTACTCGAACATAAAGAATTGGAAGCTAGATTGAAAGAGATGAGAGAGCAATTGAAAGACTTAACAAAGCAATACGATAagtctgaaaatgatttgaaagctCTTCAAAGTGTCGGGCAAATAGTAGGCGAAGTGCTGAAACAGTTGACGGAGGACAAGTTCATCGTGAAAGCTACGAACGGCCCTCGTTATGTCGTCGGTTGCAGAAGACAGATCGATAAAGCCAAGCTGAAACCAGGCACTAGAGTTGCTCTAGATATGACCACCCTTACGATCATGCGTTACCTGCCTAGAGAAGTTGATCCTCTCGTTTACAACATGTCGTCCGAAGATCCCGGCGATATCAGCTATTCACAAGTCGGAGGTTTAGGCGAACAAATCCGTGAACTGCGGGAAGTCATCGAATTACCACTGCTCAACCCGGAGTTGTTCCAGAGGGTCGGTATTACTCCGCCTAAAGGATGTCTGCTTTACGGTCCACCTGGTACCGGTAAAACCCTTCTTGCGCGAGCCGTCGCTTCTCAACTGGAGGCCAATTTCTTGAAAGTCGTTTCAAGCGCGATCGTCGACAAATATATCGGCGAGAGCGCTCGACTTATCAGAGAGATGTTCGGCTACGCACGCGATCATCAACCGTGCATCATATTCATGGATGAGATCGACGCCATCGGAGGCCGGCGTTTCTCCGAGGGTACGTCCGCCGATCGTGAAATCCAGAGAACCTTGATGGAACTGCTCAACCAGATGGACGGTTTCGACGCACTCGGTCAAGTGAAGATGATCATGGCGACGAACCGCCCGGACACGTTAGATCCCGCTTTGTTACGGCCAGGTCGACTCGACAGAAAGATCGAAATCCCCCTGCCTAACGAGCAAGCGCGAATGGACATTCTTAAAATCCATGCGGCACCGATTGCTAAACACGGCGAAATTGACTGGGAAGCCGTTGTTAAGTTATCCGATGATTTCAACGGCGCCGATTTGCGTAACGTCTGTACAGAAGCCGGTATGTTCGCTATACGCTCCGAGCGCGACTACGTCATCGATGAAGACTTTATGAAAGCGGTACGAAAAGTGTCCGACAACAAAAAACTCGAATCGAAATTGGATTAcaaaccagtctaa
- the LOC141914757 gene encoding kappa-type opioid receptor-like — protein MSLIVNETDPAMICCGRFCDGSGFYTYGAVMTITRAVLYTIGFVSNCLAFIVLRLMKLKGSSILYLEMLAVADTVSCLTGLFGRELVVLSLEYPFGFIRFNRIFQEYYRYMFLHVDAIFQMTTTTSPWLLFALSLDRYVAIRFPLYAKNICTIRNAFRISAAIWILTFIFDLPTIWDEETFVKKPGQPCEHVVQRNFLLLNKQYAFYYDFLFGRVVLRFIPGLIVLCCNIHMAMLVRAAARLRRKLQQIDVNDEDSTNSKQGQQITLTILALNVIFMVDYGMSLTNTVLPAILPNGVTFRPYHSGQLFNAVNSMMNLFVYLGIRRGFGKTLVWFLSCRRLGKLV, from the coding sequence ATGTCACTGATAGTGAATGAAACAGACCCTGCGATGATTTGTTGCGGTCGATTCTGTGACGGTTCGGGTTTTTACACATACGGTGCCGTAATGACCATAACGCGTGCTGTTCTTTATACAATCGGTTTCGTCTCTAACTGCCTCGCGTTCATTGTGCTACGACTGATGAAGCTAAAAGGTAGCAGTATTCTATATTTGGAGATGCTCGCTGTAGCTGATACTGTCAGCTGTCTTACCGGGTTGTTCGGGCGCGAATTGGTAGTACTGTCCCTAGAATACCCGTTCGGGTTTATTCGCTTTAATCGTATTTTTCAAGAGTATTATCGTTACATGTTTCTTCACGTAGACGCCATCTTTCAGATGACCACGACTACAAGTCCGTGGTTACTGTTTGCCCTAAGTTTAGACCGCTATGTAGCTATAAGATTCCCACTGTACGCCAAGAATATCTGCACGATTCGAAATGCATTTCGTATTTCTGCTGCGATTTGGATTCTaactttcattttcgatttacCGACAATTTGGGATGAAGAAACATTCGTTAAGAAACCCGGTCAGCCTTGTGAGCATGTTGTACAGAGAAATTTCCTGCTTCTCAATAAACAGTATGCGTTTTATTATGATTTTTTATTCGGTAGAGTTGTGTTGAGGTTTATACCGGGTTTGATTGTTTTATGTTGTAATATTCACATGGCTATGTTGGTTCGGGCTGCGGCTCGCCTGCGACGGAAACTTCAACAAATCGACGTCAATGATGAAGATTCGACCAATAGTAAACAAGGACAACAAATTACTCTGACCATATTAGCTTTAAATGTAATATTTATGGTTGATTACGGGATGTCTTTAACAAACACAGTTCTGCCGGCGATTTTACCTAACGGAGTGACATTTCGCCCGTATCATTCGGGCCAGTTATTTAACGCTGTCAATTCGATGATGAATCTATTCGTATATTTGGGAATTCGAAGAGGTTTTGGAAAAACGCTGGTTTGGTTTTTGAGTTGTCGTCGTTTAGGAAAGCTGGTATGA
- the LOC141914749 gene encoding extracellular serine/threonine protein kinase four-jointed-like, with translation MLNYRVLLTMGLCFFLGTLLGMMIHLPGVSFHLNQMDSSTNPKFGELYRSQRAVLEDSSNTEAPAELDTEQEGPSIQSTVFVGKKMIHKKDLFGLNGAPQHRMKDIQGSLVQGCFWSDELEKFVPRGFTKNHQISWNNHLQSTRVVELSEGCGRMQNRRLVFEDASKACARYRINIDQIQGEIFSYYLARLLNLENVPASTTHKINVRNKLWKSVSTEIASSQWSDEKPLVLTQWINDLVPAYIPVYFRDNQNQLNPNEISIYNKTLSDLTELVQWSDLIIFDYLTANIDRVINNVFNKQWNSNIMEKPVHNLEKTRDSGLLVFIDNESGLFHSYRLLEKYSPYHEQLLKSLCIFRKRTSKRIKEFAENGRISEAVWQLFKRTEPEISANLVPQIPSKNGKILRERLRNVWRHIQKCQQMYGGSL, from the coding sequence ATGTTGAACTATCGAGTACTTTTAACGATGGGATTGTGTTTCTTTCTCGGAACATTACTGGGAATGATGATTCATTTACCTGGCGTGTCGTTTCATTTAAATCAAATGGATTCTTCGACAAACCCGAAATTCGGCGAACTTTATCGTTCACAGCGAGCAGTTCTAGAGGATAGTTCCAACACAGAAGCGCCCGCAGAATTAGACACCGAACAAGAAGGGCCTTCTATTCAGAGCACGGTTTTTGTCGGTAAGAAAATGATCCACAAAAAGGACTTGTTCGGATTGAATGGGGCTCCGCAGCATCGTATGAAAGACATACAAGGCAGTCTAGTTCAAGGGTGTTTTTGGAGCGATGAACTTGAGAAATTCGTTCCTCGCGGATTCACGAAAAATCACCAGATTTCGTGGAACAATCATTTACAAAGTACGCGAGTCGTGGAATTATCAGAAGGTTGCGGTCGAATGCAAAACCGGCGTTTGGTGTTCGAAGATGCGTCGAAAGCTTGTGCGAGATACCGAATAAACATTGACCAAATACAGGGCGAAATATTCTCCTATTATTTGGCACGGTTGCTAAATTTGGAAAACGTTCCCGCATCGACAACCCACAAAATAAATGTGCGCAATAAATTGTGGAAATCGGTAAGCACGGAAATCGCTTCCTCGCAATGGAGCGACGAAAAACCTTTAGTTTTAACGCAATGGATAAACGATCTAGTCCCTGCTTATATACCAGTTTATTTTCGAGACAATCAAAATCAGCTGAATCCGAATGAAATCAGTATTTATAACAAAACTCTAAGCGATCTTACTGAACTAGTGCAATGGTcggatttaatcatttttgattatttgaccGCAAATATAGATCGCGTGATAAATAACGTTTTTAATAAACAGTGGAACAGTAATATCATGGAAAAACCTGTTCATAATTTGGAGAAAACGCGAGATAGTGGACTTCTAGTATTCATAGACAACGAGTCTGGATTGTTTCATAGTTATCGtctgttagaaaaatattcgcCCTATCACGAACAGTTATTGAAATCACtgtgcatatttagaaaacggACGTCAAAACGGATTAAAGAATTTGCCGAAAATGGCAGAATAAGCGAAGCTGTGTGGCAATTATTTAAACGAACAGAACCCGAAATTTCTGCAAATCTTGTGCCGCAAATACCATCGAAGAATGGTAAGATACTCCGAGAAAGACTACGTAATGTGTGGAGACATATACAAAAATGTCAACAAATGTATGGCGGTTCCTTATag